In one Candidatus Nealsonbacteria bacterium genomic region, the following are encoded:
- a CDS encoding transposase: MKNNNDKTTKMLENSIKSLRENLDSLSMDKFVATTIETLMNIERNEYLEEIDNPKKDKGNGYYERAMKTLSSNSLMVHIPRTRAGLFSPATLELLKINREKVDEIALSLYKRGMTSQDIQSFLDEVFAGGMSPSKIANLVSVFGKFRIAWQNAKLEKYYQVVFGDVIFVTVKRGNEYTKEGVFIAYGVREDNRRELLVLELNPTESAQFWGELLRDLKEKRGVEEIGLFIADGINYLEDEVSKIYPNADFQKCVVHKMRNILTRTSPKDKAEVSIDLKHIFDNFDKDAKVETALNKVDLFLEKWKQKYPNFKNYLKYPITNYKHFKKIINN; the protein is encoded by the coding sequence ATGAAAAACAATAACGACAAGACAACTAAAATGTTAGAAAATAGCATAAAAAGTTTAAGAGAAAATTTAGATTCATTATCAATGGATAAGTTTGTAGCAACAACCATTGAAACTTTAATGAACATAGAAAGAAATGAGTATTTAGAAGAAATAGACAATCCAAAAAAAGATAAAGGAAATGGCTATTATGAAAGAGCTATGAAAACTCTTTCCAGTAATTCTTTGATGGTGCATATTCCTAGAACAAGAGCTGGTTTATTCTCTCCAGCAACTCTTGAATTATTAAAGATAAACAGAGAAAAAGTTGATGAAATAGCATTATCTTTGTATAAGAGGGGGATGACTTCTCAAGATATTCAATCTTTTCTTGACGAAGTTTTTGCAGGAGGAATGTCTCCTTCAAAAATAGCGAATCTAGTATCTGTATTTGGTAAATTCAGAATTGCCTGGCAAAATGCAAAACTTGAAAAATACTACCAGGTAGTTTTCGGAGACGTTATCTTCGTAACAGTTAAAAGAGGAAATGAATACACTAAAGAAGGAGTTTTCATCGCCTATGGAGTCAGAGAAGATAATCGTAGAGAATTGCTTGTATTAGAGCTTAATCCTACGGAATCAGCTCAATTCTGGGGTGAATTATTGAGAGATCTAAAAGAAAAAAGAGGTGTTGAAGAAATTGGTCTTTTTATCGCAGATGGAATAAACTACTTAGAAGATGAAGTATCTAAAATTTATCCTAATGCGGATTTTCAGAAATGTGTTGTTCATAAGATGAGGAATATACTAACCAGAACATCTCCGAAAGACAAAGCTGAGGTTTCTATTGATCTCAAACATATTTTTGACAATTTTGATAAGGATGCTAAAGTAGAGACAGCGTTGAATAAGGTTGATTTGTTTTTAGAGAAGTGGAAACAAAAATATCCTAATTTCAAAAACTATTTGAAATATCCCATTACAAACTACAAACACTTTAAAAAGATTATAAATAATTAA
- a CDS encoding HD domain-containing protein translates to MTMEEKIQKIKEIVQKELSCSGHNMEHLDRVYNLCLHLAEGEPDVNLEVLQVSALMHDIARVREDMDSSRNIDHAILGAEMAGDILLDFGYSEEFIESVKHAIFTHRFRNNNEPKTKEAKILFDADKLDSLGSMGIARLFMFSGQHSTKMFLETPLDEYIKDNLMGGDPSGRIKEITIHAPNLEFEIKLKSMGDRLYTSKAKELAIGRINFMEKFFNRMEKEMKGDL, encoded by the coding sequence ATGACTATGGAAGAAAAAATACAAAAAATTAAAGAAATAGTTCAAAAAGAATTATCCTGCTCTGGCCATAACATGGAGCATCTTGATAGGGTCTATAATCTTTGCTTACACTTAGCTGAAGGAGAACCCGATGTTAATTTAGAAGTTCTTCAAGTTTCTGCTCTCATGCATGATATTGCAAGAGTGCGCGAAGATATGGATAGTTCAAGGAATATTGACCATGCTATTTTAGGTGCCGAAATGGCCGGAGATATTCTTCTAGACTTCGGTTATTCTGAAGAATTTATAGAATCGGTTAAACATGCCATATTTACTCATCGTTTTAGGAATAATAATGAGCCAAAGACTAAAGAAGCCAAGATTCTTTTTGATGCTGATAAGCTTGATAGCCTTGGCTCAATGGGGATAGCTAGACTTTTTATGTTTTCAGGCCAACACAGTACGAAAATGTTTTTAGAAACTCCCCTTGATGAATATATTAAAGATAATCTTATGGGCGGAGATCCAAGTGGCAGAATTAAAGAAATTACAATTCATGCTCCGAATCTTGAGTTTGAGATAAAATTAAAATCAATGGGAGACCGCCTTTATACGTCAAAAGCTAAGGAGCTAGCCATAGGTAGGATAAATTTTATGGAAAAGTTTTTTAATAGAATGGAAAAAGAAATGAAAGGGGATTTGTAG
- a CDS encoding cupin domain-containing protein: MKGYIDNIEDVTKENDNFRKVLYTGKNSQLVVMSIKPGEEIGEEVHDLDQFIRIEAGRGVAILDGVEHDIRDDFAIVVPAGANHNIINTSSDKTLKLYTVYSPPEHKDVVIHATKEDAMADEDDHFDGVTTE; encoded by the coding sequence ATGAAAGGTTATATTGATAACATCGAAGATGTCACTAAAGAAAATGATAATTTTAGAAAAGTTCTTTATACTGGAAAGAATAGTCAGTTAGTGGTAATGAGCATAAAGCCCGGTGAAGAAATCGGAGAAGAAGTTCATGACCTAGACCAATTTATTAGAATTGAAGCAGGTCGTGGGGTAGCAATTCTAGATGGTGTTGAACATGATATTAGGGATGATTTTGCTATCGTTGTTCCAGCTGGAGCAAATCATAATATCATCAATACATCATCTGATAAAACATTAAAACTATATACTGTTTACTCTCCACCTGAACATAAAGATGTTGTGATACATGCAACTAAGGAAGATGCTATGGCAGACGAAGATGATCATTTTGATGGAGTAACAACTGAATAG